One Phragmites australis chromosome 23, lpPhrAust1.1, whole genome shotgun sequence DNA window includes the following coding sequences:
- the LOC133906595 gene encoding protein DETOXIFICATION 21-like, translating into MEKRGEEEKVPLLEAHGDGGSKVEEEEDDSSLSLGRRVWGENKKLWVVAGPSIFTRFSSFGVTVISQAFIGHIGATELAAYALVSTVLMRFSNGILLGMASALETLCGQSYGAKQYHMLGIYLQRSWIILFVCAVLLLPVYLFTEPLLVALGQDPKISAVAGTISLWYIPVMFSYVWNFTLQMYLQAQSKNMIITYLAMLNLGLHLVLSWLMTVKFQLGLAGVMGSMVIAMWIPVFGQLAFVFFGGCPLTWTGFSSAAFTDLGAIIKLSVSSGVMLCLELWYNTILVLLTGYMKNAEIALDALSICLNINGWEMMISIGFLAATGVRVANELGAGSARRAKFAIFNVVITSFLIGFVLFVLFLLFRGNLAYIFTESQAVANAVADLSPLLAFSILLNSVQPVLSGVAVGAGWQSVVAYVNITSYYLIGIPLGAVLGYVVGFHVKGIWIGMLLGTLVQTIVLLFITLRTNWEKQVEIAQERLKRWYMEENRRLQGSRGNP; encoded by the exons ATGGAGAAGAGGGGGGAAGAGGAGAAGGTGCCTCTGCTGGAGGCTCATGGAGATGGAGGCAGCaaggtggaggaagaagaagatgactcgTCGTTATCGCTGGGTCGGCGTGTGTGGGGGGAGAACAAGAAGCTGTGGGTGGTGGCGGGGCCGTCCATCTTCacgcgcttctcctccttcggCGTCACCGTCATCAGCCAGGCCTTCATCGGCCACATCGGCGCCACCGAGCTCGCCGCGTACGCCCTCGTCTCCACCGTCCTCATGCGATTCAGCAACGGCATCCTG CTGGGCATGGCGAGCGCGCTGGAGACGCTGTGCGGCCAATCCTACGGCGCCAAGCAGTACCACATGCTGGGTATCTACCTGCAGCGCTCATGGATCATCCTCTTCGTCTGCGCCGTCCTCCTCCTTCCAGTCTACCTATTCACCGAGCCGCTCCTCGTCGCCCTTGGCCAGGATCCCAAAATCTCTGCTGTGGCCGGCACCATCTCGCTCTGGTACATCCCGGTCATGTTCTCCTACGTCTGGAACTTCACGCTCCAGATGTACCTGCAGGCGCAGAGCAAGAACATGATCATCACCTACCTTGCCATGCTCAACCTCGGCCTCCACCTCGTCTTGTCATGGCTCATGACGGTCAAGTTCCAGCTCGGCCTCGCTGGGGTCATGGGCTCCATGGTCATCGCCATGTGGATCCCGGTGTTTGGGCAGCTTGCCTTTGTCTTCTTCGGGGGTTGCCCGCTGACATGGACAGGGTTTTCGTCTGCTGCGTTCACTGACCTTGGTGCCATTATCAAGCTCTCGGTATCTTCTGGTGTGATGCTCTG TTTGGAATTGTGGTACAACACCATATTGGTGCTCCTCACAGGGTATATGAAGAATGCAGAGATAGCACTCGATGCTCTTTCAATATG CCTTAATATCAATGGTTGGGAGATGATGATTTCTATCGGCTTTTTGGCAGCAACAGG AGTGCGAGTGGCAAATGAGCTTGGAGCAGGAAGTGCAAGAAGGGCCAAGTTCGCGATCTTCAATGTGGTCATCACTTCTTTCTTGATCGGATTTGTGTTATTTGTGCTCTTCCTTCTCTTCCGTGGAAACCTTGCCTACATATTTACGGAGAGCCAAGCAGTAGCCAACGCAGTTGCTGACCTTTCGCCTCTGCTAGCCTTCTCCATATTGTTAAACAGTGTTCAACCAGTACTATCAG GTGTTGCTGTTGGTGCGGGCTGGCAAAGTGTAGTTGCCTATGTTAACATTACATCGTACTACTTGATTGGCATCCCTCTTGGAGCAGTACTAGGATATGTGGTGGGGTTTCATGTAAAG GGCATTTGGATTGGCATGCTGCTCGGAACACTAGTCCAAACCATTGTGCTTCTGTTCATAACATTAAGGACCAACTGGGAAAAACAG GTGGAGATTGCTCAAGAGAGATTGAAGAGATGGTACATGGAAGAGAACAGAAGACTGCAAGGCTCGAGGGGAAATCCGTGA